A genome region from Triticum aestivum cultivar Chinese Spring chromosome 2B, IWGSC CS RefSeq v2.1, whole genome shotgun sequence includes the following:
- the LOC123041622 gene encoding protein CANDIDATE G-PROTEIN COUPLED RECEPTOR 7 — protein sequence MAASVFLAAVLALQLLHVARGEIKTTPIVSDSRPVILFEEFGFKPGGVAQVSVSGVSWSVPEGSPPQAVDPGLMGFILISNTLFFKITNESEYAEETGSSFCPLTSEYVMPLFRLKDIGRDGAGGGNVTIGDADQYTVLFSSCQDGVEITMDVRTEMYNLPSPGGDREYLPVGLLPLPGIFAASSVLYFAFLAAWVFVCIKQRATVERIHAVMGALLLFKALKLACAAEDAWYVGRTGTPHGWDVAFYVFGFFKGILLFTVIVLIGTGWSFLKPYLQEREKNVLMIIIPLQVIENIASAMIGETGPAGRDWLAWNQIFLLVDVVCCCAVFFPIIWSIRNLREASKTDGKAARNLKKLTLFKQFYLVVVGYLYFTRIAVSAFAAVLSYKYQWVVNVSVELASLAFYVFVFYNFQPVERNPYLYVADEEEEAAGGQLELEGTFEI from the exons ATGGCCGCGTCCGTATTCCTCGCCGCCGTCCTTGCCCTCCAGCTCCTCCATGTGGCCCGCGGCGAGATCAAGACGACGCCGATCGTGTCCGACTCACGGCCCGTCATCCTGTTCGAGGAGTTCGGCTTCAAGCCCGGCGGCGTCGCGCAGGTCTCCGTGTCCGGCGTCTCATGGAGCGTCCCCGAGGGCTCCCCGCCCCAGGCCGTGGACCCGGGGCTCATGGGCTTCATCCTCATCTCCAACACCCTCTTCTTCAAGATCACCAACGAGTCCGAGTACGCGGAGGAGACCGGCAGCTCCTTCTGCCCGCTCACCAGCGAGTACGTGATGCCGCTCTTCCGGCTCAAGGACATCGGGCGTGACGGCGCGGGCGGTGGTAACGTGACCATCGGCGACGCCGACCAGTACACGGTGCTGTTCAGCAGCTGCCAGGACGGCGTCGAGATCACCATGGACGTTCGCACGGAGATGTACAACCTGCCTAGCCCCGGCGGCGACAGGGAGTACCTGCCCGTCGGCCTGCTCCCGCTGCCGGGAATCTTCGCCGCCTCCTCCGTGCTGTACTTCGCGTTCCTGGCGGCGTGGGTGTTCGTCTGCATCAAGCAGCGCGCCACGGTCGAGCGGATCCACGCTGTCATGGGCGCGCTGCTGCTGTTCAAGGCCCTGAAGCTGGCGTGCGCCGCCGAGGACGCGTGGTACGTCGGGCGCACCGGCACGCCGCACGGCTGGGACGTCGCCTTCTACGTTTTCGGCTTCTTCAAGGGCATCCTCCTCTTCACCGTCATCGTGCTCATCGGCACCGGTTGGTCCTTCCTGAAGCCATATCTCCAG GAGCGGGAGAAGAACGTGCTGATGATCATCATCCCGCTGCAAGTGATCGAGAACATCGCGTCGGCGATGATCGGCGAGACGGGGCCGGCGGGGCGGGACTGGCTGGCGTGGAACCAGATCTTCCTGCTGGTGGACGTGGTCTGCTGCTGCGCGGTCTTCTTCCCCATCATCTGGTCCATCCGCAACCTCAGGGAGGCCTCCAAGACGGACGGCAAGGCGGCAAGGAACCTCAAGAAGCTCACCCTCTTCAAGCAGTTCTACCTCGTCGTCGTCGGCTACCTCTACTTCACCCGGATCGCCGTCTCCGCCTTCGCCGCTGTGCTCAGCTACAAGTACCAGTGGGTGGTCAACGTCTCCGTCGAGCTCGCCAGCCTCGCATTCTACGTCTTCGTCTTCTATAACTTCCAGCCGGTGGAAAGGAACCCGTACCTCTACGTTGcggacgaggaggaagaggctGCCGGTGGCCAGCTCGAGCTAGAGGGGACGTTTGAGATCTGA